The Gallus gallus isolate bGalGal1 chromosome 3, bGalGal1.mat.broiler.GRCg7b, whole genome shotgun sequence genome window below encodes:
- the GTF2H5 gene encoding general transcription factor IIH subunit 5 isoform X1, producing the protein MVNVLKGVLIECDPAMKQFLLYLDESNALGKKFIIQDLDETHVFVLAELVNFLQERVGELMDQNSFPITQK; encoded by the exons ATGGTGAATGTTCTGAAGGGCGTTCTGATTGAATG TGACCCAGCAATGAAGCAGTTTCTGCTCTACTTGGATGAGTCAAATGCTTTGGGAAAGAAGTTCATCATACAAGACCTGGATGAAACTCATGTCTTTGTATTAGCAGAGTTGGTTAACTTCCTCCAGGAGAGAGTGGGCGAGTTAATGGACCAGAACTCTTTTCCTATTACTCAGAAGTAA